Genomic segment of Impatiens glandulifera unplaced genomic scaffold, dImpGla2.1, whole genome shotgun sequence:
cttcgataaaacaatttattttctcacatgttttctcacatatttttttcgaatgaatttctcatttcgtgactctacactttcactttgtcaatcaaatatttgattcatattttttaataattagcattgtgacctcacactttggtcaattaaatatttgattcatatttctttaaccactttcaaatgataccggtctattatacctcgacaaaccacatctcaatcacatttggttaaaggttgtacttgttttgttatgttgcaagttcgaaacctacaaataacatttttaaatttatttttaaccgttttaagtttatgggcgggtcaacccacaatccgacccaagtatccatttactctcacataaatatccaaattaaccacagctctcgacccgacaatccgcacactttaaaaattaagtatcattatatatatatatagaataattagttaaaaatttgaacttttattgttaaaatgtctcgcgttcatcaaatttggtgttgaattttaaatataaagtgttgttagcttagttggttaaaatgttgtacttgttttattatgttgcaagttcgaaacctacaaataacattttttaattttttttaaccgttttaagtttatgggtggatcaacccacaatccaacccaagtattcattaactctcacataaatatccaatttaaccacaactctcgacctggcaatccggacactttaaaaattaagcatcattatatatatatatatatatatattatttaatgaaattagAGTTTCTTATCTAATCATGTACAAATGTTACATTTTTAGGACTTTGAAATTagagatattgaaatttttcaaAAGGAAGAAAGTTGGTGTATGAAAGACAAAAgaagaaaagtaaaattaaagTAGCAATTTTGaggattattaaataatttcatatttagaACTTAAATTTAGGCTACTTTGGCAGATTGGAATGACTTTCAAATACCATGTCAAATTCCTAAATAACACAACTTTCAAGTTCAAATCATAGTTCAAGTAATGGATATTCTGGACACAATGCATGTTTTTAtctgaaaaatcaattttcagatattttccTCTATACATTTCTGTTACacaataaactcaaataacggtcagccatattttaaataataaattgaatgctTTTTATGTTTAGTCTTTAATGGTAGAGATCTCAAACGTTTTAGCAGTTTTAGTAACCAGGGGTCAGCCTTAAATGTTGCTGTTACAGTTTTTGTCTTTAATTGTTGTTTTCATTTCTTGTACGTTTTGTGCTGAATATGATGAGACAAagagaaaagaataaaaaaatatttgtttcagtCTTATAGAAGAAATCCTTAAGAGTCTTCTTATCTCCTCTTCCttcaaaagtttatttttctcaaattggtatcagagcgtcATGGAAAACAAAGCGCTAGGGAAGATACCACTACCGCGACTCACCAAAACCAACTTTGATAATTGGAGTATTCAGATGGGAGCTTTACTCGGTGCACAAGACGTATGGGAAGTAGTCAAAGATGGTTATGAAGAACCGACTGAAACGAGAAATCTTTCGGCGACTCAGTTGAGGGCGTTGAAAGAAACACGAATGAAAGATAAGACCGCTATCTACCTCCTGTTTCAAGCGGTGGACGAGTCGGGTTTCGAGAAAATTGTAGGTGTAGAAAACTTAAAGGCAGCGTGGGACATTTTAGAAAAGGTTTTCAAGGGTACCGACCGAGTTAAACAAGTGCGACTTCAAACTCTTTGAGGCGTATTGGAGGCCATGAAGATGAAGGAGTCAGAAGGAATTTCCACCTAAATCACACGTGTGCAAACATTGGTGAATCAACTTAAATGCAATGGAGAAGCCCTCTCCGATGCAAGAGTTGTGGAGAAGATTCTACGGTCATTGAACGAGAATTTTGAAAATGTCGTTTGTGCAATCGAGGAATCAAAGAGTCTGGAAAAGATGACCATTGATGATCTTGCTGGTTCTCTTGAAGCACATGAGTAGCggaagaataagaaaaaacaagaGTTGCTCGAAGAAGCCTTACAAGACAAGGCAACCATCAAGGAGGACAGAGTAATGTACGCGCAACACAATCGAGGAAGGGGACGCGGTCGTGGATGTCGTGGTCATGGCCGCAGTGGAGGCCGAGGACGTGGAAACAATTATGAAGAAAAGAATTAGTCAAGCCAACAAAATTGGCGTGGGCGAGGACGTGGTCGTGGGAGAGGCGGCCAGTCAAATCATCCAACTGTTGAATGCTACAACTGCGGAAAGCATGGGCACTACGCAAAAGAGTGCAAATCAAACGTCGAATGTTACAACTGCGGAAAATATGGGCACTGTGCAAAAGAGTGCTATTCTGAAAAAAGGATAGAAGAGAACGCGGATCTGGTCGCGGAAGAGGAGACAAGAGAAGTCGGTGTTCTCATGATGACCTATAAAGACACCACTTCCGACAAGGAGACGTTGTGGTATCTCGATACTGGAGCCAACAATCATATGTGCGGGAACAAGAATTTTTTCGTGGAGATACAAGAGATAAAGAATGGGTACGTGCCATTTGGGGATGAATCAAAGGTTCAAGTAAAGGGCCGAGGTAGAATATGTTTCTCACAAGACGATGGCAAAAAGGGTCAATTGAAAATGTATACTTTGTCCCTGACTTGAAGAGTAACATTATTAGCTTGGGGCAATTATTGGAGAAGGGATACTCAGTACTCATGAAAGACCGAATGTTGCATTTAAAGAACGAAAAAGGAAGGTTGCTTACACAAGTTGAGATGGCCAATAATCGAACGTTCAAACTTAACTTGAGAAACGTTCGAGAACAATGTCTACAAGTCAAAATGGTGGATAAAGCCTCGCTATGGCACTTACGATTCAGACACCTGCACTACGTAGGCCTACATGAGTTAGCAAAGAAGGATATGGTTCACGGGCTACCAAACATGGATTACACCAAGAAATTTTGCGAGGGATGTGTACTCGGCAGACAAGCAAGAAACTCATTCCCCAAGAAGGCGAAATATAGTGCAAGGAACTCTCTCGAAATGATTCACACTGATATATGCGGTCCAATCACACCTAAGTCATACAGTGAGAAGAGGTACTTTATTACATTTTGTTatgacttgtttcgtaaggtgtgttttgggttcaagaatcaagttcttgatctctaagaccggtgaaaattctacaatcaaaggggaGCAGAAGGttttgatagagaatttggggggagaggatagaagaaccaagggtgcgaagagaaatactgttggtctacaccaaacagtccatagtaaataataatagacgaacgaggtcgaagttcatatcttcattatttcattcatgggttcttggggaagaaagaccaaccttatataggtgatgtcttgccccagaatattcggttacaacaaatactagaaaataacagaattcggtttgtaaaatagaaaaggaaagcaaaaaaatattaatacaacaaaacagaaatctggcccatgtgcacactaggaccgagaccgggtgccgaggaaggttgctggaatttattctaggaccgaggccttgattttagaccgtaacaatatctcccccttcaaaattcatcgccctcgacgaaaaagaccgtggtctgccgagcctcccgagcctctaatgcgcatgctcaatatttcaaagaattcggtcggacttcagcaagttCAGCAAGTGTCGGAGTTTAGGACCGCATTTTTTAGAAGCCCTCGGTCTTCATGCTCCACAACCAGTCCTTCCTTTGGCCCAACACGCCCGGTGTAGCAAAAGGGCCATttttcttccgggcatactctagaatgacttcaaacaaccaagctcagtcctttatccagaccaACAATACATGTGCAACAACATCGCCAAGTCTTCTAACTACCTTCCTAGTTGGtggtcggttgttgggttgctggttGAGCCTTTGGATTATGTGCTGGAAATTTTCTAGAgtgtcttccaaaacaagtgaaacactttggcattcattttttctctttatttgtaccatggcagcaacattataattatccaaggccttttctagcttgttgccttgtattatgttgacaCACGACCGAGGGGTACCCTGCTGGACCGTGAAAGTGTGCAAAATAATGACATgttcgtcccttgtctcaagAAGCAAAAGTGGGTCATAAAAAACTAATTCTTGGATGGGTTCTTGAATgagttcttggacttcttgctgattagccggggccatgaacaatctagatttgcacctatgattgggctcccatttttcattgcaagtataACGCCGGTCTTACTTGGGATCGGTGTCcggtttgtgctcggccagaccgtgttaacaatgcatggtttgggcagcagCGACGGCTTGGCGCTGTACAAGGGCCTGCGACCGAATTGCAGCAAGAGATCTTTCTTGAACACGTCCCAGGACAATGCCTCTTTTTGGTTGCGATTCtgcaaatatgattcatgccacgttctttCCTCTTTTGAGAcgtgagtgcggacaatgtctaGCTTTGTGGCATAATTCGTCTTGCTCTCCCTAAAGACTTGCTCGACAAATaagagccagccctccaaatcagtcccattaaattcaggaatattaacatttgtgagccgggttggaggaaggtagcaagAAGCAATATCATAGGGTCGGGTTCGGAGATAttggccattattaaacgcacctctttcaatggctgtcaagctttttccagcagcataccttttgtccatattttgctgaaagACATTGTGCAAGGCAGCCTGTTCGACCATGTGTTGCTGCAGGGCAGTATTCATGGAGGCCCATTGttgggtcagcccttcgagtagggtcttaatATCATCCATCTTTGTTTGCTATCGAGATTCTTTCATTTGAGGATCGTCTTACTCTGATActaagaatgttacgacttgtttcgtaaggtgtgttttgggttcaagaatcaagttcttgatctctaagaGCGGtagaaattctacaatcaaagggcatcAGAAGGttttgatagagaatttgggggaggggatagaagaaccaaggatgcgaagagaaatactgttggtctacactaaacagtccatagtaaataataatagacgaatgaggtcgaagttcatatcttcattattccattcatgggtccttggggaagaaagaccagccttatataggtgatgtcttgccccagaatattcggttacaacaaatactagaaaataacataactcagtttgtaaaatagaaaaagaaagcaaaacaaaatattaatacaacaaaacacaAATCTGGCCCATGCGCACACTAGGACCAAGACCAGGTGCTGAggaaggttgctggaatttattctaggaccgatgccttgattttagaccgtAACACATTCATTGATGACTACACAAGGAAGACTTGggtttattttttgaaagaaaaatcagaAGCATTCGAGGCATTCAAGAAATTCAAGGTATTAGTGGAGAAGACGACTGATTTTTTCATCAAGGCCATACGGTCAGATAGAGGAGGAGAGTACATGTCAACCGCTTTCATAGTCTATTGCGAGGAACAAGGGATCAAGATATTCTTAACGACGCCCTACTCACCTCAGCAAAATGGCGTGGCCAAGAGGAAAAATCGGACTATCCTCGACATGGTTTGGTCTATGATGAAGAGCAAAAACATGGCGAAAGAGTTTTGGGCAGAAGCGGTGCAATGTGCCGTGTATGTCCAAAATCGATGCCCGCACACAAAATTGGCAGATCTAACACCACAAGAAGCTTGGAGCGGACAAAAACCGACCGTATCACATTTAAAGGTATTTGGTAGTATGGCCTACGCGCATATACCAGATCAAAGAAGAACCAAACTAGATGATAAGAGCAAAAAATACATCTTCATCGGATATGACGAGAAAACGAAGGCCTTCAAGTTATTCGACCGAATTGAAAAGAAGGTGGTCGTAAGCCGAGATGTGCAGGTGAATGAAGAAAGTTCATGGGATTGGAACAACCAAAAATAGGAATCTCAACAGGAAGAAAAAGGAGAGCCATCAACCACTAAACCGATATTAGCACCAACAACCTCTCAAAcatctgatgatgaagaagagcCCAGAAAACCGAATATGCGAAGTTTGCAAGACTTATACGAGTCAAAAAGTGAAGCACATTTGGTGTGTCTTTTGGCAGATGCAGAGAACATCATTTTTGAAGAAGTAGTGAGAGATAAGAAATGGAAAGATGCGATGGATGAAGAGATATGGGCAATCGAAAGAAATGAAACTTGGGAGTTGGCGGAGTTGCCGGATGGATGTCGAGCTATTAGAGTGAAATGAGTGTACAAGAAAAAGATGAATGCCCTAGGTGAGGTAGAAAGGTACAAGGCACGCCTTGTTACAAAAGGGTATAGACAAAAAGCTGGGATCGACTACGATGAAGTCTTTGTCCCGGTGGCAAGAATGGAGACAATCCGGCTTCTTTTATCCTAAGCGGCACATTTCAAATGGTCGATCTATTAGATGGATGTGAGAtcaacatttttaaatggtgtgCTTGAAGAGGAAGTATTTGTGGAGCAACCACCCGAGTACACGAAAGTCGGGAAGTAGAGTAAAGTGTTGAAGCTAAAAAAGGCGCTATATGGGCTAAAGCAAGCGCCTCGAGCATGGAACACCCGAATCGACACTTACTCAAGAAGAACCGATTCATACAATCTCCCTACGAACATGCATTATACACAAAGAAAGACGAAGGTAACATATTGTTTGTAtctctctatgttgatgatcttATATTCATGGGGAACAATGAGAAGATGATATAAGACATTAAAATCGCTGACTCGGGTGTTCGAAATGACAGATTTTGGgctaatgaaatattttcttggtcTTGAGGTTAGACAGGGAAAATCTGGAATATTTGTGTCCCAAGAGGCATATGCAAAAGACATTCTGAAAAAGAATAAGATGGAAGAATGCAACCCAGTAGCAACACCAATGGAACTCGGAACAAAACTCTTTAGATTTAAGGGAGGAGATTGTACGGATGCCATCAAATATCGAAGTTTAGTCGGAAGTCTACGATATCTCACATGCACAAGGCCTGACATTGCGTATAGTGTCGGCATAGTAAGCCGATTCATGGAGGAACCGAACTACACGCATTTGAAGGCTATTAAAAGAATTCTTCGATACATCCGAGGAACGTCGTCACTCGGGTTACTATACTCCGAGACAAAGGAATACAAGCTGATCGGTTATTCCGATAGTGATTGGTGTGGAGATATAGATGATCGAAAAAGTACATCGGGATATGTGTTTTATATGGGAGACACAACTTTTACATGGATCTCAAAGAAGCAACCAATAGTGACATTGTCAAcatgtgaggcagagtatgtggcAGCATCCTGGTGTGTGTGTGTCACGCAATATTGCTAAAAAGTCTACTGAACGAACTACAAATCCAGCAACACGAAGCAACTGAAATACGAGTCGACAACAAATCAGCAATTGAGTTGGCAAGAAATCCGGTGCACCATGAGAGGAGCAAGCATATCGATGTTCGTTTCCATTTTATACGGGAACATGTGAAGGAAGATAATGTGAGATTAAGtcatgttaggatcggggacgcccttggaggaccggggtgtttccggtttcaggaagggtggccgcttacaacacacaacactctttggtgatagtccggttagagactataaccgttctcagcactacacaaactgtcatagactcttgaaccgggttcaagggcggaaatgtctgtttcagtctgaagcaacgtatgcgacttagagatatgagtggaccggtttacggagtatgattaatttggtttgaggttaggttaatggagtaagtaatgaaacgaaagaagtgacacgagacaagattttttatggatgttcggagcaaaccctcctacgtcaccccttcttctcaggttatgagaaggatctccactaacttttaaagttacaacaacaatactgccggtcgagcccaactcgctactcgccggttacaccaactcactcttgatgtaatacaataacacaacacaacaagacacagaaagcttccggttttatgacACACCAGTTTTTGgatcgtaaaagtttatctctctaagatttttgtaacttatcgcTTTTCTCAGAAGGATGTAATTCGTATTAAATGaggacgcttcatcttccttttatagtagatgagatcccaacggtcattttcttctctctccgtgggattggttgatcattatcacgccggtgtagggaggttacttgcacgtttcaccttcctcaacacttggcaagcatacAAGGATTCCTCAGGAAAatgtgacgttgccggtttacagattcgaacacgtgtcaggcatgcacctccggttgtcaacatcggatcagtaaatcatcattgctttcctcgcatgcttccgatcggatctgatcttcttttattccttcgagatacgtctatttcgtcatactACGTCACTTCTGTAAgttgtagtttccggtttttCCTCTTACATaatatgatccggttggaatgtgaacttttgtctttgctagccggtctcttgagagagttaaaaaccggttcctctgatcttgacttgatcacttggaactgatttttCATTGAGATATTTCAACATCCGGTTGATGAAGCTCCtagccggttcatacgatttgatctgttcATGCACATAGaggttaacaactgtttagtttttctagccggttcaaaaattaactttacttaatttttcttatcaatttctccctttttgattatttagaataaatattcaaaacttgtaatgtatggccggttttaaaattaactttacttaatttttcttatcaatttctccctttttgattatttagaataaatattcaaaacttgtaatgtatggccggtttgaaaagtTTTGTTTTAGTGATATCTCCCTTTATGTGTATTTTTCTGTTTTTgtaagagaattaaaaaaaacatgttgttatgaggtttttcaaaaaaaatgtataaatactGATAAATCCAAAACATAAAGCAACTGAGTTTTGAAACCAAATAAGACATAAATTGTTCTTAGGGAAAGAAAGGTAgactaaggcttggatggtccccccttttcaagttctttttccagtcgccttctttcttcttcttcccttgccttccactccctgtcgcgtctttcagcgtcaatTTGTAATCTGGCCCACAtacttgagatgccgggagtcCTTTTTCTGAATCCAAAACCGGTACAAACTGGTTTTGGTTGACGAGGCGGTTGAGCAACAGTTggtctggagcttggagttgcggttgacCTTTCAAGTGTCCTCTTCTTGCGCCGGTTGAGTTCTTcgatatcttcttcttcttcttcttcctcttcatcatcaacagGTTGCACGTTCAGCCCGACAAGTACTATTACTCTTTGGCtgctttgttctgcccgcttcattaCTTCTGCAATCGCCTTCCTTTTGTTCTTGTTTCTTGTCTTCATAGCGTGTGACGGTTGAGCCGGTATGGGTTCCTGGATAGCTGCTtgttcttcctcgttgcatttCTGGGCAAACTCAATATCTCTCTCCTCAAGTTCCTTCTACAACtgttccctttccctttcttcgtCTTGTAATCTCTTTGCGGTTTCGGCGTCAGACTCGATTTGCTCTTGAGTCTTGCTtacttggagtttggacaactccccaatttgaataGCCATGGCCTGTAATATATCTACTagaggagcggttgcggtttgaatgGATTCTGCGATCAAGGATTTGACGGAGGTTTTCACAGCCTCATCTATCATGGATTTGATAGATGTTTGAACGGTGTTGGCTATTTCGATTTGAACAGATCCCCGGATGGTGTTCGACAGATTCGCTTCAGCTGctgcaatcctctcatcggttgcaGTGTTGTAGTTTCCAAGACACGACTCAAGGGTGTCGATCACCGCCTGCTTTATCTGATCAAGTTCGGGAGCCTTAACATTTTGAGGAGGATCTCGTTCCCGGTTTTCTGCTGTCCTGGATGTCTCCCCGGCAGCAAAGAAGGGCTTACTCTGATATAGGTCGGCATTGCTTAGTTGGTGTCGGCATCCGTTTCTCCATTGTGCATCAAGATGGTCAAGATTTTTCAGGAGCTTTTCCTGCACCGGATGAAACCGTTCAgtcattctcatttcaatcggaGTTAGCGTTGCTCCTTCCACTTCCTTTAATGCATCCTCTACTGCTTGTAATCGAGCGTATTCGCGAATTACCGCGGTTTTGCTGAAGGCGGGTTGGGTAAGGTTGGTGTGTGCCAGCTTGAGGGCCATTTCTTCTAATTTAATGAGTTTCTCCCAGTGTTTGTTGCCGCTCATCCCTGGAATCATATCTGACAGCTTTGTTTCACAACGAAGCTGTACCCATAGGAGGTATGGTGATATCACATCACTGGCACTTCTGTTCATGTCCCTAATGAGCCCCTCGAACATTTCCTCCTCTTGTTCTGCTGAAAGAGTGACCTTGTCCCCGATTAAGATCTCTGGTTGGGAGCCGGTTTGTAGAGTACCTTTTCCCGTCACCGTCAAATCTTCAACTATAACCTCTTTTCCTTTGTTAACCTGAACTGACCCTTCAGGTATGAATGTTGAATCGGTTagcccatcttgagccgattggtttGTTGTAGCATTTGGAACGGACTTGTTCCCTGCGGAAgcggatggttcctgttcttcagaGTTACTCTCCTGAGCCGGAGGAGTAATGTTTgcggttttggccgtttcttcgaccggatgaatttcactttgatcgggtatcccaacctgatcaactgacttaagacgacttgacacatcgtcttcggtttcccttgcaatattttggactatgtcCACGATAATTTCTGAGGTATTTAAGCCTACGTCGGCCATTACCTCGTCGATCTTTTTGCTTGAagacttggagttttcagagttgATACTAACCTCTGCTTCTTCCTTTGATGCTGACTCGGTTTtgtggctccccgagggttcggttttCCTTGGTGATTGAGAGTCAACAGGGGTGGGAtgaacggtgttgatggggatgggttggaagacgtctccggttctcttcggtggattatccgaggaaagggttttctcggagtcagcCGGCTTGCTGGAAATCTTCTTTGCAGAAGACTTCTTTCTCCCCTTCTTTTCTTGTGCGGCTTCGACTTCAACCGCCTTTCTATTAGGTTTCTCTTGTTTTGAATtttcttcagccggagcggaagaACTGGTCCCTTTTGAAGACTTTGTTCTAGAAGACTTCGGCTTGACCGCTTTGTCGGGCTTCTCAATCATCGACTCGGAGTTGAGAATGTTGTTaggtgggagcggttcaccttcaccaagttctAACTTGAGAAACTTGAGAATCTTGACAatctgcattgcgaaggcctgaacccggccatccttctgaaTCACCATTTCACAGAATTCTTCGAAGATGACGGCTCCCCAATctaccttgtcaccgcggacaatggccatcaACATTTTGAGCTTAAGTttcgtcaggttatcgaagttacctcctttTCCCTGAATAGATCGAGCTATGATGTTCAGCAGTCACCTGAACTCCGGTTTCAgcttgttcttccggcttgagtgaaTCACCAGTTCCTGATCTTTAgccgatatcaccaaccggaccgcATTGGACTCTGCATTGGTTAGGTCGGTTTTGAGATCCAAACCGGTGTTGGGCAAACCGAGGGCTTCAGAAAATAGCTCCTCAGTGATCAGAATTTCATTGCCGTTGACGGTGGCGGAGACCTTCCTCTTTGTtagcgtcgccgtcgccagaaactccataaCCGCCGTCGGATATACGATGAATGGACCAGATAAGAACTCCTCCAACCCcgaatctcttagagattgaagaacagccttgtttttatcttcagcgtgttcatcaatgtctgcgaaatcgacctgcaacatccattggaagggtGCTTTGCCTAGAGCCATGGTAGATTTgagaagaaaagatgaagaacagtGATGATCGGAAGTTAGAATGCctttgaagatctgaaagttttagagagagaaagcgtatgtgacgaatgggctgatttgaacttatatagaagGCGGTTCCTAACGGTTGGAAGACGAAGCGTCACTTGATAGTGTTTtgggcgccaattttccctccaaaagttactgcagtaactttcggcggtaaatgcggaaaaccaatgggcggtaagtttttgtgaggtaaaaccgtgggcggtaagttttcaaacttttcattttgcttgagattccggttttacttgaagTGTTGTTAACtggaagtttcgtttaacattAAGTCTTATGTCTATTAAACTTTAAAGGCCGGAAAGAAAGATATGAAaagaaaaccggagactttaaaaTTAGAAACTTTTATAAATGATAGAGTTAACATcaagcggttttggtcgtacagcaaaatgaccaaaaaccggaaagaaagacAGATAACTCAGTTTTCCTTAAACCAATCCCCTTCCACCATTGTGTCGAACCACTTGTtcacggtgttgtcgggtgtccgttcctcaatcctcgatatccatctgtcTAGCATGGatatggtgatggtgttggcCTGTCCGATAGGAACACCGGGTTCAAGGTAGCGGCGCTGAGCCATCAGAAATCGAGTGATTTGAGGAGCAAAGCTGGTCCTTCCCCTTGAAGCAGTTATGAGCAGCTTCaggttgttgaagaggtaggttgcccagttgattgacgagttgcggatgatggatatcatgatgtcgaaagcctctcGGTTTAATTctggtttggcattcggcccatgatagacctttgaactAAGTCGtgcaagacttggtagtgaggggcaagtttttctttcttcccgaaGTCCTTGACCGGTACgatggaagaagagaagatctggaagaagtcttcctgaGCCGGAAGGAATGGCATTGGGAAGTCAGAGaagccttcggttggaaggtgaaagaagttagCAAATTGATCTTCGGTAATCCTAATAAATTGACCGtcaatgatggtgcgaatgctaccATCGTCTAGGATGTGACCATTATTGAAAAACTCGCACACTTCCTCTACGAGGATAGTGTCTGAGCCTTTAAGGAATCCCtgaagccccgattctatgatcggttggaaAATGCAGTCATGATATCGACTGTCTTTTACGTCTTCGAAATCGACGATGAGAGTGTTCCTAAGTTCAGCAGACATTGTGAGGAAGAGTCAGAAAAGTTGAAGGGATTTTCTGATctttcaagctttagagagaaTGGTGAAGAAAACGTGTTTTGAAGATGGAAGAttgagtccccttttatagcttgaacggttggatgcatttaatgaggatatttgaaaaatctgaccgtttatgtctggtcattaaTGGCTTGTAAGTTTTCAAGAGAATGAAGGCATGTCTAGTCAAGtcggatcaggcatgcttcttgaaaatgaagata
This window contains:
- the LOC124918220 gene encoding secreted RxLR effector protein 161-like, whose amino-acid sequence is MTDFGLMKYFLGLEVRQGKSGIFVSQEAYAKDILKKNKMEECNPVATPMELGTKLFRFKGGDCTDAIKYRSLVGSLRYLTCTRPDIAYSVGIVSRFMEEPNYTHLKAIKRILRYIRGTSSLGLLYSETKEYKLIGYSDSDWCGDIDDRKSTSGYVFYMGDTTFTWISKKQPIVTLSTCEAEYVAASCNTKQLKYESTTNQQLSWQEIRCTMRGASISMFVSILYGNM